One genomic segment of Canis lupus familiaris isolate Mischka breed German Shepherd chromosome 22, alternate assembly UU_Cfam_GSD_1.0, whole genome shotgun sequence includes these proteins:
- the LOC100855476 gene encoding LOW QUALITY PROTEIN: C4b-binding protein alpha chain-like (The sequence of the model RefSeq protein was modified relative to this genomic sequence to represent the inferred CDS: deleted 1 base in 1 codon), translating into MWGNHQVKHLRAPNGILHRNEKMAARPLARLWKVSDPTLFQMTLVAALLATVLGDCGPPPNLLFAFPMTTVVNQTHFNPGATVKYTCRPGYGRVSYKSSTLTCQDDTWNYSEFCTKKRCKNPGELQNGQVIAKPDHLFGSHLEFVCSEGYILIGPATSYCEIQDKGVDWSDPLPLCIIAKCEPPPNIDNGKHSGGDEDFYTYGSSVTYRCDPNFSMLGKASISCMVENKTIGVWSPGPPICKKIICSRPEVRNGKIISGLRPTYNYQNNMVFECNEGYILKGSKLIYCGEDGEWNPPPPTCELNSCPELPNIPNAYWERQNSFLSKKQQMYSIGTTLSYRCHFGYEPASDGPTTLTCQKNLTWTPHIECKEICCPVPKLENGEIIRSRTSSRNNCTYFLGDTILYKCYKKYQPESRCQGDGTWNPKTPTCDESCDYPPFLPHGYHERVNGFNVFKKEEVIYKCYQGYTLVGEPRLSCSYSRWSPAVPQCKALCLKPEIAHATLSMDKDQYIQSENVTIQCDSKYKLVGPQSITCLESRTWYPEMSKCEWVVPEGCEHILKGRKTMQCLPNPEDVKMALEIYKLSLDIELLELQRDRAKESTAQSSV; encoded by the exons ATGTGGGGGAATCATCAGGTCAAGCACCTCAGAGCTCCAAATGGGATCCTtcacagaaatgagaaaatggcaGCTCGGCCCTTGGCTAGGCTATGGAAAGTCTCTGATCCAACTCTGTTCCAAATGACCTTGGTCGCTGCTCTATTGGCTACTGTTCTTGGAGATTGTGGCCCTCCACCAAATTTACTCTTTGCTTTTCCAATGACAACTGTGGTAAATCAGACACACTTCAACCCTGGAGCTACCGTAAAATACACCTGCCGTCCCGGCTACGGTAGGGTTAGTTATAAAAGTTCGACTCTTACCTGTCAGGATGACACATGGAACTACTCTGAATTCTGTACCAAGAAACGATGCAAAAACCCAGGAGAATTACAAAATGGGCAAGTGATAGCTAAGCCAGATCACTTGTTTGGATCACACTTGGAATTCGTTTGTTCAGAAGGATATATTTTAATTGGCCCAGCTACTAGTTATTGTGAGATCCAAGATAAAGGAGTTGATTGGAGTGATCCTCTCCCACTATGTATAATTGCTAAATGTGAGCCACCTCCCAACATTGACAATGGGAAACACAGTGGTGGAGATGAAGATTTCTACACATATGGCTCGTCTGTCACCTACAGATGTGACCCCAACTTCTCAATGTTAGGCAAAGCCTCCATTTCTTGCAtggtggaaaataaaacaataggtGTCTGGAGCCCAGGTCCtcctatttgt aaaaaaatcatctgttcTAGGCCAGAggttagaaatggaaaaataatctcTGGACTTAGACCCACCTATAATTACCAAAACAACATGGTATTTGAGTGCAATGAAGGTTATATTCTCAAGGGAAGCAAGTTAATCTATTGTGGAGAAGATGGTGAATGgaatcctcctcctcccacttgtgagCTCAATAGTTGTCCTGAGTTACCAAACATCCCAAATGCCTACTGGGAAAGACAAAACTCGTTCTTgtcaaaaaaacagcaaatgtatAGTATTGGAACGACATTGAGCTACAGGTGCCATTTTGGCTATGAACCTGCTTCAGATGGTCCTACAACTCTGACCTGTCAGAAAAATTTGACTTGGACCCCACACATAGAATGTAAGGAGATATGTTGCCCAGTACCAAAGCTGGAGAATGGTGAAATCATTAGATCAAGAACTAGTTCTAGGAATAACTGTACTTATTTCCTTGGAGACACAATTTTATACAAGTGTTATAAGAAATACCAACCTGAATCTAGATGCCAAGGAGATGGCACATGGAATCCCAAAACACCAACATGTGATGAAAGTTGTGATtatcctccttttcttccccatgGATATCATGAACGAGTAAATGGATTCAATGTATTCAAGaaagaagaagtgatatataAATGTTACCAAGGATACACTTTGGTTGGGGAGCCTAGACTCTCTTGTAGTTACTCACGCTGGTCACCTGCAGTCCCTCAATGTAAAGCTCTGTGTCTGAAACCAGAAATAGCCCACGCGACGCTGTCCATGGATAAGGATCAGTATATTCAATCCGAAAATGTCACCATCCAGTGTGACTCTAAGTATAAGTTGGTTGGTCCCCAAAGTATCACTTGCTTAGAGAGCAGAACCTGGTACCCCGAGATGTCCAAGTGTGAATGGGTGGTCCCTGAAGGCTGTGAACATATCCTCAAAGGCAGAAAGACGATGCAGTGTCTCCCCAACCCAGAGGATGTGAAAATGGCCCTGGAGATATATAAATTGTCTTTGGATATTGAACTACTGGAACTACAGAGAGACAGGGCAAAGGAATCGACTGCACAGTCATCAGTCTGA